The following are encoded in a window of Candidatus Cloacimonadota bacterium genomic DNA:
- a CDS encoding GAF domain-containing protein, whose translation METINQFPGKFKKVKLHQETANSSIFFAFDMTSKQEVAIKFIPQSSSFYQGVFDEFKILFQFKHPNLVEVIDFGKIEKKGIYYTMPKYHKIDPVEYCKKNKIKGFLNIFFQLLCGLHFLHQRGKHHGDLTLNNIFVTEEEGQLSVKITDFGLSSLIAADKISDISGTAKYLAPELLIGKATSSINRQSDLYSLGIVLYEIISGKPPFSDKDVIKLMEDQICRNIPQLKSLFSIEAGITDMIYKLLEKEPAKRFRDCQQVLEKLLPFINKYEMKKEEDSFFWKNVLLEMRKNKKIDFIFYRRKVINSLHKKINSVFRNESKSIFLLLGDESNCLQDTILYLTFEMKKEGKKVIFLKKNTFDLMKTEEIKSNILTEIELEQKNVKEDIEKAKAGFPRSQIILVIPELSVFQENFRSILKFIEDNPKLKLLTAVNSNDPAFDFSNHKKIQINQLKPMSNEEMEEYLELSFGVKILPEKLQEIILKNSARNITILDQFIDLYIEQDVISYRNLKWFFDLSKLNPELIPEGIENRFKLDFSKLQTKQKDFLSLLSLWKENFELKEISEIEQISLIKTTDQINNLKEKKILIQPSKKISFRYPFLPRLIQQTSDPSVLKKQSEKIRSYLTRKSKISDEEEMLLFEINADLKNCGEMLLLASQISKKDNKNMDKLLRIGNKIYENKTKLNKSNADEFLLILNYFVWALEKNSEYEKAIEVFNFQNKNSELCSDQNLKNEIFVRNLYFLNRKDSFQEVVDIFLKNKMMISKFPNPQRVRALQHISFAYKMIDKIDDQKKLLTEILQICKKTKDDSLLNQEFTALEDYGFAEYLSGNIKKALSLFKQGAQIAEKLKNRAGSAYIHCRMASMYIDLFKLEETLKQLKVATKIMKKCKVKYPLLVLNNTYGNYYLAKEHYWQALKKYHEAYLLFKEQNEDWSVPLVNKCLPLNKLGYYRQAIDCSEKALDYKIKNNQIGLFGLWKSYQMISFYYLGNKKKAEEIFSEIKKMEKERKISLTFNAHLYQAYFSLLEKNYPAAEKQIKFLQKNFADNDDDTVENSNNFLLAKLYFEKSELRKANKHISLVIKKFEKIKTSEFENQELYLLAYQIKKAAFKKNLITENYKKFLQTAKEILTDKIENLPTNKMKEHYLKKYLNKEIINFYADEFEGKEKIFKKSGFDMLEIIEEMTEIISKVTDKKKLFTKILELAVKVTKAERGLILTRNSETGNAEVEFSYQIKDDSLSDITSVSQQIIKQVLEKKKEVYHTDVKKNKSFDQYQSFVNLKIESVVCLPLLIHNQVLGTVYLDSRSLLAFTPEEIQFLHIFAQIAASAIETSDNYCQLKLEKEKLSGYMESSANRKHPSIIGNSTKMEELFKKIEQISRTDVNVLIEGESGTGKELVAREIHRLSKRNNKPFIPIDCGSLSEDIIESELFGHLKGAFTGALIDKKGLFEETNEGTLFLDEISNISLGTQAKLLRVIQEGEVKRLGENFVRKVNVRVLVASNIPLQKLVAEGKFRQDLFYRLSIFPITVPKLNERENDVIILAQHFLKYFTALHNRNIPALTDDALQKIANYDFPGNVRQLQNEIERAVIMFNEYGKALPGSFFDHLSTDEKYLELASNISEITNFAETVDKFKLKLIEDALKKADKNWTKAAKLLGLSRQNLSQIYKRLK comes from the coding sequence ATGGAAACAATCAATCAATTTCCAGGAAAGTTTAAAAAAGTTAAATTACATCAGGAAACAGCTAACAGTTCTATCTTCTTCGCTTTTGATATGACAAGCAAACAGGAAGTAGCAATCAAATTTATTCCCCAATCATCTTCCTTTTATCAAGGTGTTTTCGATGAATTCAAGATCTTGTTCCAGTTTAAACATCCAAATTTGGTGGAAGTTATCGATTTCGGCAAGATCGAGAAAAAGGGAATTTATTATACGATGCCGAAGTATCATAAAATCGATCCGGTTGAATATTGTAAAAAGAATAAGATCAAAGGTTTCCTCAATATTTTCTTCCAACTTTTATGCGGATTGCATTTTCTTCATCAAAGAGGAAAGCATCACGGTGATCTGACCTTGAATAATATATTCGTAACTGAAGAGGAAGGACAATTGAGTGTTAAAATAACAGATTTCGGGCTTTCTTCATTGATCGCTGCGGATAAAATATCTGATATTTCCGGAACAGCAAAATATCTTGCTCCAGAGCTGTTGATTGGAAAAGCTACTTCCTCGATAAACAGGCAATCTGATCTTTATTCCCTGGGTATTGTTCTTTACGAGATCATTAGTGGTAAACCTCCCTTTTCCGACAAAGATGTGATCAAGTTAATGGAAGATCAGATTTGCAGGAATATCCCCCAATTAAAATCTCTTTTTTCAATAGAAGCGGGAATTACAGATATGATCTATAAACTTCTGGAAAAAGAACCGGCAAAAAGATTCCGGGATTGTCAACAGGTTCTGGAGAAATTACTTCCATTTATCAATAAATATGAGATGAAGAAGGAGGAAGACAGTTTTTTCTGGAAAAATGTTCTGCTTGAAATGAGAAAAAATAAAAAGATCGATTTTATTTTTTATCGAAGGAAAGTGATAAATTCGCTTCATAAAAAAATAAATTCAGTTTTTAGAAACGAATCCAAATCAATTTTTTTACTGCTTGGAGACGAATCTAACTGTCTACAAGATACGATCTTGTATCTGACTTTTGAGATGAAAAAAGAGGGAAAGAAGGTAATTTTCCTGAAAAAAAATACTTTTGATTTAATGAAGACCGAAGAGATAAAATCAAATATTCTAACTGAAATAGAGCTTGAGCAGAAAAATGTAAAAGAAGATATTGAAAAAGCAAAAGCAGGTTTTCCCAGATCTCAAATTATTTTAGTAATTCCCGAATTATCAGTTTTTCAGGAAAATTTTAGAAGTATATTAAAATTTATCGAGGATAATCCGAAGTTGAAATTGCTTACTGCTGTAAATTCCAATGATCCTGCATTTGATTTTTCAAATCATAAAAAAATTCAGATAAATCAGTTAAAACCTATGTCCAACGAAGAAATGGAAGAATATCTCGAGTTGAGTTTCGGAGTAAAAATCCTTCCTGAAAAACTTCAGGAAATTATCCTCAAAAACAGTGCCAGGAATATTACGATCCTCGATCAATTCATAGATCTTTATATCGAACAGGATGTGATCTCATACCGTAATTTGAAATGGTTTTTTGACCTTTCTAAATTAAATCCGGAGCTGATTCCGGAAGGAATCGAAAACAGGTTCAAGCTGGATTTTTCGAAACTTCAAACCAAGCAAAAAGACTTCCTATCCCTGCTTTCTTTATGGAAGGAGAATTTCGAACTCAAGGAAATTTCAGAGATCGAACAAATTTCTTTGATCAAAACAACCGACCAGATCAATAATTTGAAAGAAAAAAAAATCTTGATTCAACCGAGCAAAAAGATCAGCTTCCGTTATCCATTCCTGCCAAGGTTAATTCAACAAACCAGTGATCCCTCAGTGCTGAAAAAACAGAGCGAAAAAATCAGATCATATTTAACAAGGAAATCTAAAATATCTGATGAAGAAGAGATGTTGCTATTCGAGATAAATGCTGATCTAAAAAATTGTGGGGAAATGTTGCTTCTTGCTTCTCAAATTTCAAAAAAAGATAATAAGAATATGGATAAATTACTCCGGATCGGAAACAAAATATATGAAAATAAAACAAAACTTAATAAATCTAATGCTGATGAGTTCCTGTTAATTTTAAACTATTTTGTCTGGGCTTTGGAAAAAAACAGTGAATATGAAAAAGCGATCGAAGTTTTTAATTTCCAAAACAAAAATTCAGAGTTATGTTCTGATCAAAACCTTAAAAATGAAATATTCGTCAGAAATCTTTATTTTCTGAACCGGAAAGATTCTTTTCAGGAAGTTGTCGATATCTTCTTGAAAAATAAGATGATGATCTCAAAATTTCCGAATCCGCAGAGAGTTCGAGCATTACAGCATATTTCGTTTGCCTATAAAATGATCGATAAAATAGACGACCAAAAAAAACTTTTAACTGAAATTCTTCAAATCTGTAAAAAAACAAAAGATGATTCTCTTCTGAACCAGGAATTTACAGCCTTGGAAGATTATGGTTTTGCTGAATATTTATCAGGGAATATCAAGAAAGCACTTTCTTTATTTAAACAAGGCGCTCAGATTGCTGAAAAACTGAAAAACCGAGCTGGAAGTGCTTATATTCACTGTCGAATGGCAAGTATGTATATCGATCTCTTTAAACTTGAAGAAACCTTGAAGCAATTGAAAGTAGCAACGAAAATAATGAAAAAGTGCAAAGTTAAATATCCATTACTCGTGCTTAACAATACTTATGGAAATTATTATCTGGCAAAAGAGCATTACTGGCAGGCTTTGAAAAAATATCATGAAGCGTATCTTCTTTTCAAGGAACAAAATGAAGACTGGTCTGTTCCCCTCGTAAATAAATGTCTGCCTTTGAACAAATTAGGATATTATCGTCAAGCCATCGATTGTTCTGAGAAAGCGCTCGATTATAAAATAAAAAATAATCAAATCGGTTTATTCGGACTTTGGAAAAGCTACCAGATGATCTCATTTTATTATCTCGGGAACAAGAAAAAAGCAGAAGAAATTTTTTCCGAAATAAAAAAAATGGAAAAGGAGAGAAAAATTTCCCTGACCTTCAATGCTCATCTTTACCAGGCTTATTTTTCCTTATTAGAAAAAAACTACCCAGCAGCAGAAAAGCAGATCAAATTCCTGCAGAAAAATTTTGCTGATAATGATGATGATACGGTTGAGAATTCTAATAACTTCCTGCTGGCAAAATTATATTTTGAAAAAAGTGAATTGAGAAAAGCAAATAAACATATCTCGCTCGTGATCAAAAAATTCGAGAAGATCAAGACCTCTGAATTTGAAAACCAGGAACTTTACTTGCTTGCTTATCAAATAAAAAAGGCAGCTTTCAAAAAAAATTTGATCACAGAAAATTATAAGAAATTCCTGCAGACTGCAAAGGAAATTCTCACTGATAAAATCGAGAATCTTCCGACAAATAAGATGAAAGAGCATTATTTAAAGAAATATTTAAACAAAGAAATTATAAATTTTTATGCAGATGAATTCGAGGGAAAAGAAAAAATATTTAAAAAATCAGGTTTTGATATGCTCGAGATCATCGAAGAGATGACCGAGATCATTTCCAAAGTAACTGATAAAAAGAAACTTTTCACGAAAATATTGGAATTGGCTGTGAAAGTTACGAAAGCTGAAAGAGGACTAATTCTAACAAGAAATTCTGAAACCGGAAATGCTGAAGTTGAATTTTCTTACCAGATTAAAGATGATTCATTGTCGGATATCACATCGGTAAGCCAACAGATTATTAAGCAGGTTCTGGAAAAGAAAAAAGAAGTTTATCACACAGATGTGAAAAAAAATAAATCTTTTGATCAATATCAGAGTTTTGTGAATTTAAAGATCGAATCGGTAGTCTGTCTTCCGCTTTTGATCCATAATCAAGTTCTGGGAACAGTTTACCTTGATAGCCGGAGTCTGCTGGCATTCACTCCGGAAGAAATTCAGTTTTTGCATATTTTTGCTCAAATCGCAGCTTCAGCAATCGAAACTTCTGATAATTACTGCCAATTAAAACTGGAAAAAGAAAAATTATCAGGTTATATGGAAAGTTCGGCAAACCGGAAACACCCGTCAATCATTGGGAATTCTACTAAAATGGAGGAATTATTTAAGAAAATTGAGCAGATCAGCAGAACGGATGTGAATGTCTTGATCGAAGGAGAAAGCGGAACAGGGAAAGAACTCGTTGCCAGGGAAATTCATAGATTGAGTAAAAGAAACAATAAGCCTTTCATTCCTATCGATTGCGGAAGTCTGTCCGAAGATATTATTGAGAGCGAACTTTTCGGTCATCTGAAAGGAGCATTTACCGGGGCTTTGATCGACAAAAAAGGACTTTTCGAAGAAACAAATGAAGGCACACTTTTTCTGGATGAAATCTCTAATATATCGCTGGGAACACAGGCAAAATTATTGCGTGTTATTCAGGAAGGGGAAGTTAAAAGGTTGGGTGAAAATTTCGTCCGAAAGGTGAATGTCAGAGTTCTTGTTGCTTCCAATATTCCCTTGCAGAAACTGGTTGCAGAAGGAAAGTTCCGGCAGGATTTGTTCTACCGTTTATCGATTTTCCCGATCACTGTTCCCAAATTGAATGAAAGGGAAAATGATGTGATTATACTGGCTCAACATTTCCTGAAATATTTTACTGCTCTTCACAATCGAAATATTCCAGCTTTGACGGATGATGCACTTCAAAAAATAGCGAATTATGATTTTCCCGGTAATGTCAGACAATTACAGAATGAGATAGAACGAGCTGTTATCATGTTCAATGAATATGGAAAAGCTTTACCTGGAAGTTTTTTTGATCACCTTTCTACTGATGAGAAATACCTGGAATTGGCATCTAATATATCTGAAATAACAAATTTCGCAGAAACCGTTGATAAATTCAAATTGAAATTGATCGAAGATGCCCTGAAAAAAGCAGACAAAAATTGGACGAAAGCGGCAAAATTATTGGGATTATCAAGGCAGAATTTGAGCCAGATCTATAAAAGGTTGAAGTAG
- a CDS encoding OmpA family protein, with translation DGCPTEPEDVDGYQDADGCPDRDNDGDGILDVDDQCPNDAEDKDGFEDEDGCPDLDNDQDGIPDKDDACPDDPEDFDGFEDEDGCPELDMDGDGILDTDDSCPGEVEDFDGFEDEDGCPDPDNDGDGILDVNDDCPNEAETFNEYEDEDGCPDTVPEVIFKKDAPIILEGVNFEFNSAELTAGAKEVLMKVVRTLKDYPEMTLMIKGHTDSMGSDEYNLGLSDRRANSVKQYLVNQGIDPLRLTSKGYGEAEPIAPNDTAEGRAKNRRIEFYRTN, from the coding sequence GATGGTTGTCCGACAGAACCTGAAGATGTTGATGGTTATCAGGATGCTGATGGTTGTCCTGATCGAGATAATGACGGTGATGGAATTCTCGATGTAGATGATCAGTGTCCGAACGATGCGGAAGACAAAGACGGATTTGAAGATGAAGATGGTTGTCCTGATCTTGATAATGACCAGGACGGTATTCCCGATAAAGATGATGCTTGTCCTGATGATCCGGAAGATTTTGACGGATTCGAAGATGAAGACGGATGCCCCGAACTCGATATGGACGGCGATGGTATATTAGACACTGATGATAGCTGTCCGGGTGAAGTAGAAGATTTTGACGGATTTGAAGACGAAGATGGTTGCCCTGATCCGGATAATGATGGTGATGGTATTCTCGATGTTAACGATGATTGTCCGAACGAAGCTGAAACCTTCAATGAATATGAAGACGAAGATGGTTGTCCTGATACAGTTCCTGAAGTTATCTTCAAGAAGGATGCTCCCATAATTCTGGAAGGTGTCAACTTTGAATTCAACAGTGCCGAACTTACTGCTGGAGCAAAAGAGGTTCTGATGAAAGTTGTTCGCACTCTTAAAGATTATCCTGAAATGACTTTGATGATCAAAGGTCACACGGATAGCATGGGTTCAGACGAATACAACCTTGGTCTATCCGACCGTAGAGCAAATTCAGTCAAACAATACCTGGTTAATCAGGGAATCGATCCTTTGAGATTGACTTCGAAAGGTTATGGAGAAGCTGAACCAATCGCTCCTAATGATACGGCAGAAGGTCGAGCTAAAAATAGAAGAATTGAATTCTATCGAACTAACTAA